The proteins below come from a single Nocardiopsis gilva YIM 90087 genomic window:
- a CDS encoding FecCD family ABC transporter permease, with amino-acid sequence MTAPQGRAPHNRSVATMGPPARIPRARAESAGTPTGYAPLRTRGERVALRVHVRTVVACAVLAAGLLGMAVLALTVGDFPLSPSEVVSVLAGQGSPGHEFIVFTLRMPRLLTALFVGASLAVSGAILQRLSGNPLGSPDIIGFTNGAATGALIVIVLVSGSMLQVALGALVGGVVTAVIIYLLAFTRGVRGSRFILVGIGIAAMALAANSYLITRASLTDALAAQAWLVGSINKVGTEQAVAVGLALAVLLPVAVYHGRALSLLGMGDDAAKALGVGVERSRLVLIAVSVVLAAIATAATGPILFVALAAPQLAQRLTGSPGPGLIPAALMGALLLLVGDFAVQRLFSTAALPVGTATGLIGGLYLIWLLIAEWRRGRG; translated from the coding sequence GTGACCGCGCCGCAGGGGCGCGCGCCCCACAACCGGTCGGTCGCCACCATGGGTCCTCCCGCCCGCATCCCGCGCGCCCGCGCCGAATCCGCCGGAACGCCGACCGGGTATGCCCCACTGCGTACCCGGGGCGAGAGGGTCGCGCTGCGCGTCCATGTCCGGACGGTCGTGGCGTGCGCGGTGCTGGCCGCCGGACTCCTCGGGATGGCCGTCCTCGCCCTCACCGTCGGCGACTTCCCCCTCAGCCCGTCCGAGGTCGTCTCTGTCCTGGCCGGTCAAGGTAGTCCCGGCCACGAGTTCATCGTCTTCACGCTGCGCATGCCGCGCCTGCTCACCGCGCTGTTCGTCGGCGCGTCCCTGGCGGTCAGCGGCGCCATTTTGCAGCGGCTGTCGGGCAACCCCTTGGGCAGCCCGGACATCATCGGCTTCACCAACGGCGCGGCCACCGGTGCGCTCATCGTCATCGTGCTGGTGAGCGGAAGCATGCTCCAGGTCGCGCTGGGCGCCCTGGTCGGCGGCGTGGTCACCGCCGTGATCATCTACCTGCTGGCGTTCACCCGCGGCGTGCGCGGCAGCCGGTTCATCCTCGTGGGCATCGGCATCGCCGCCATGGCGCTGGCCGCCAACTCCTACCTGATCACCCGGGCCAGCCTGACGGACGCCCTGGCCGCCCAGGCCTGGCTGGTCGGCAGCATCAACAAGGTCGGGACCGAGCAGGCGGTGGCGGTCGGCCTGGCGCTGGCGGTCCTCCTCCCGGTCGCCGTCTACCACGGCCGCGCCCTGTCCCTGCTCGGCATGGGCGATGACGCGGCCAAGGCACTCGGCGTCGGTGTGGAGCGCAGCAGGCTGGTGCTCATCGCGGTGAGCGTGGTGCTGGCCGCGATCGCGACCGCCGCGACCGGGCCGATCCTCTTCGTGGCGCTGGCCGCCCCGCAGCTGGCCCAACGCCTCACCGGGTCACCGGGTCCCGGCCTGATTCCGGCTGCCCTCATGGGTGCGCTGTTGCTGCTGGTGGGCGACTTCGCGGTGCAGCGGCTCTTCAGCACCGCGGCCCTTCCGGTCGGTACCGCGACCGGCCTCATCGGCGGGCTCTACCTCATCTGGCTGCTCATCGCCGAGTGGCGGCGGGGCCGGGGCTGA
- a CDS encoding FecCD family ABC transporter permease: MSVTARSQERSVADPDERTERRSRDPIVRRLGIPVALAALGCVALLSIWVGTSDIPLATVWELLWHPDGSREAVIVHDYRIPRTILGALVGIALGLSGALMQALTRNPLADPGILGVSLGASTGVVVAIAFFGVSAVTGYVWFAFAGAVVASVVVYAIGSTGGRAATPDRLVLAGAAITAVLYAFNSAMLLINPRAFDEFRFWNVGSLAGRYFNVLLPVAPFIIVGTVIALALARPLNALALGDQMGSALGVRIRRTRVLGAVAVMLLCGAATAAAGPITFVGLAVPHVARLIVGPDQRWVLAYSLLLAPILLLGSDVVGRVLGAPGELQVGIVTAFIGAPVFIALCRRRRLAAL; encoded by the coding sequence GTGTCGGTCACCGCTCGCTCGCAGGAGAGGAGCGTCGCCGACCCCGATGAGCGGACGGAGCGGCGTTCCCGTGATCCGATCGTGCGCCGTCTCGGGATACCGGTGGCGCTCGCGGCGCTGGGGTGCGTCGCCCTGCTCAGCATCTGGGTGGGGACCAGCGACATTCCCTTAGCCACGGTCTGGGAGCTGCTGTGGCACCCTGACGGATCCCGCGAGGCCGTCATCGTGCACGACTACCGGATCCCCCGGACGATTCTCGGTGCGCTGGTGGGGATCGCCCTGGGGCTTTCCGGCGCGTTGATGCAGGCGCTCACCCGCAACCCGCTGGCCGATCCCGGGATTCTCGGGGTGAGCCTGGGCGCCTCGACCGGGGTGGTCGTGGCGATCGCGTTCTTCGGGGTCTCGGCGGTCACCGGATATGTGTGGTTCGCCTTCGCCGGTGCCGTGGTGGCGTCCGTCGTCGTCTACGCCATCGGGTCGACCGGGGGGCGGGCGGCGACGCCGGACCGGTTGGTGTTGGCCGGGGCGGCGATCACCGCCGTGCTGTACGCCTTCAACAGCGCCATGCTGCTGATCAACCCGCGGGCGTTCGACGAGTTCCGGTTCTGGAACGTCGGGTCGCTCGCCGGCCGCTACTTCAACGTCCTGCTGCCCGTCGCGCCCTTCATCATCGTGGGTACGGTCATCGCGCTGGCCCTCGCGCGGCCGCTCAACGCCCTGGCGCTCGGCGACCAGATGGGCAGTGCCCTGGGCGTCCGCATCAGGCGCACCCGCGTACTCGGCGCCGTCGCGGTCATGCTCCTGTGCGGGGCCGCCACCGCCGCCGCCGGGCCGATCACGTTCGTCGGGCTGGCCGTCCCGCATGTGGCCCGGCTGATCGTCGGCCCCGACCAGCGCTGGGTGCTGGCCTACTCCCTGCTGCTCGCCCCGATTCTGCTCCTCGGATCCGACGTCGTGGGCCGCGTGCTCGGCGCGCCGGGCGAGCTGCAGGTCGGCATCGTCACCGCCTTCATCGGAGCTCCCGTGTTCATCGCCCTGTGCCGTCGTCGCCGGTTGGCCGCGCTGTGA
- a CDS encoding ABC transporter ATP-binding protein, which translates to MVRAEEPAEGAGGSAASWTGRRVVLRAVSGQRRLITGASVLAASHQACEALVPVVIGVLIDEAVSTGSVAALVRWLVILAVLFTVLSYSYRFAARGAERASEQAAHRLRIELGERVLDPQGGAEAGRLPGALVNIATEDAKRVGRVNGAVPFGVAGVAGLLVSAVALLVISTPLGLLVLLGTPPLLWLAHVIGRPLERRSGVEQERAAHASGTAADLVSGLRVLKGIGAENAAVTRYREASRNSLAATLRATRAQAGHDGALFALTGGFIALVALVGGHLAIGGSISIGDLVAAVGLAQFLLGPFQIFSWVNGMLAQGRASAERVASVLAAPPAVAAGDGRLPQEVTGRLRLKGVTHGALHDVDLDIAPGRLTGVVAPDPAAAAALLECLGRDADPATGSIELDGVELSGLHPSDVRAAILVAAHDADLFEGTLWENVTAAVSGAAEEKAEDTDPSAAMSAGVGRALTAAAADEVASTLPHGVDTTITERGRSLSGGQRQRVALARALAADPPVLVVHDPTTAVDAVTESRVASEIAEVRRGRTTVLVTTSPALLAATDRVVVIDGGTVTAAGTHTELLHTDPAYRSAVLT; encoded by the coding sequence GTGGTGCGCGCAGAAGAGCCTGCCGAAGGGGCGGGCGGCTCCGCAGCGAGTTGGACGGGGCGTCGCGTGGTGCTGCGCGCGGTTTCCGGGCAGCGGCGGTTGATCACCGGGGCATCCGTGCTCGCCGCTTCGCACCAGGCGTGCGAGGCGCTGGTCCCGGTCGTCATCGGTGTGCTGATCGACGAGGCGGTGTCGACGGGGTCGGTCGCCGCGCTCGTCCGCTGGCTGGTGATCCTGGCGGTGCTGTTCACGGTGCTCTCCTACAGCTACCGGTTCGCCGCGCGCGGTGCCGAGCGGGCGTCGGAACAGGCGGCGCACCGGCTGCGGATCGAGCTGGGTGAGCGGGTTCTCGATCCCCAGGGCGGTGCCGAGGCCGGGCGGTTGCCCGGTGCGCTGGTCAACATCGCGACCGAGGACGCCAAGCGCGTCGGCCGGGTCAACGGCGCGGTGCCGTTCGGCGTCGCCGGGGTGGCCGGGCTGTTGGTCAGCGCCGTCGCACTGCTGGTGATCTCGACCCCGCTGGGTCTGCTCGTTCTCCTGGGAACCCCTCCCCTGCTGTGGCTCGCGCACGTGATCGGTCGTCCGCTGGAGCGCCGCAGCGGCGTGGAGCAGGAGCGTGCCGCACACGCCTCCGGGACCGCGGCCGACCTGGTGTCCGGGTTGCGGGTCCTCAAGGGGATCGGTGCGGAGAACGCGGCGGTGACCCGCTACCGGGAGGCGAGCCGGAACTCTCTGGCCGCCACGCTGCGCGCCACGCGCGCCCAGGCCGGGCACGACGGGGCGCTCTTCGCCCTCACCGGAGGGTTCATCGCACTCGTCGCCCTGGTCGGCGGCCACCTGGCGATCGGCGGATCCATCAGCATCGGCGACCTGGTCGCGGCGGTCGGCCTGGCGCAGTTCCTCCTCGGTCCGTTCCAGATCTTCTCGTGGGTGAACGGAATGCTGGCCCAGGGCCGCGCTTCGGCCGAGCGGGTGGCCTCGGTTCTGGCGGCGCCCCCGGCGGTGGCGGCCGGTGACGGCCGACTGCCGCAGGAGGTCACCGGCCGCCTGCGGCTGAAGGGCGTCACGCACGGCGCGCTGCACGACGTGGATCTGGACATCGCCCCCGGACGCCTGACCGGTGTGGTCGCCCCCGACCCGGCCGCCGCCGCGGCCCTGTTGGAGTGCCTGGGACGCGACGCCGACCCGGCGACGGGCTCGATCGAACTCGACGGCGTGGAGCTGTCGGGACTCCACCCCAGCGACGTACGCGCCGCGATCCTGGTCGCCGCGCACGACGCCGACCTGTTCGAAGGCACGCTGTGGGAGAACGTGACAGCGGCCGTCTCCGGAGCGGCGGAGGAGAAGGCGGAGGACACCGATCCGAGCGCGGCGATGAGCGCGGGGGTCGGGCGGGCACTGACCGCGGCTGCCGCCGACGAAGTCGCCAGCACCCTGCCGCACGGCGTCGACACGACAATCACCGAGCGCGGCCGCTCCCTCTCCGGTGGCCAGCGCCAGCGCGTCGCCCTCGCCCGGGCGCTCGCCGCCGATCCGCCGGTGCTGGTGGTCCACGACCCGACCACGGCCGTCGACGCGGTCACCGAGTCCCGCGTCGCCTCCGAGATCGCCGAGGTCCGCCGGGGACGCACGACCGTGCTGGTCACGACCAGCCCGGCACTGCTCGCGGCGACCGACCGCGTGGTGGTGATCGACGGCGGCACCGTGACCGCCGCGGGCACGCACACCGAACTCCTGCACACCGACCCCGCCTACCGCTCGGCAGTGCTCACGTGA